One part of the Anser cygnoides isolate HZ-2024a breed goose chromosome 9, Taihu_goose_T2T_genome, whole genome shotgun sequence genome encodes these proteins:
- the MLF1 gene encoding myeloid leukemia factor 1 isoform X3, whose product MDRCRMLDPFAAHHEYMRQMMRSFSDPFGRDPFFSITDGGERTVDRRARQDSQVALRGNRRHDADFGDPFFAMDRMMSNMRNSMLEMQRKFDELSVHPDAHTFSSSSVMTYSKIGDEPPKIFQASAQTRTAPGGVKETRKALKDSESGLEKMAIGHHIHDRAHVIKKSKNRKTGDEEINQEFINLDETEAQTFDEEWQKEITKFKPSRTRYNLEAPKYRSIQHIPREDGLKRDKPLVSVGSRGPRVSMENLSVKGTHVPIKSSKK is encoded by the exons ATGGACAGGTGCCGCATGCT TGATCCTTTTGCCGCACATCATGAATATATGCGGCAGATGATGAGAAGCTTTTCTGATCCCTTTGGACGAGATCCATTTTTCAGTATAACAGATGGCGGGGAGAGAACAGTAGATCGAAGAGCGCGCCAGGATTCTCAGGTTGCTCTGAGAGGAAATCGCAGA CATGATGCAGATTTCGGGGACCCTTTTTTTGCAATGGACAGAATGATGTCAAATATGAGAAACAGCATGTTGgagatgcaaagaaaattt GATGAGCTGTCTGTCCATCCAGATGCACACACCTTCAGCTCCTCCTCTGTGATGACATATTCCAAAATAGGGGATGAACCACCAAAAATTTTCCAAGCCTCAGCTCAGACGCGCACAGCTCCAGGAGGT GTTAAGGAGACAAGAAAAGCACTTAAGGATTCTGAAAGCGGACTGGAAAAAATGGCTATTGGTCACCACATTCACGATCGTGCCCATgtcataaaaaaatcaaagaacagGAAGACTGGTGATGAAGAAATAAACCAAGAATTCATCAACTTGGATGAAA CTGAGGCCCAGACATTTGATGAGGAGTGGCAGAAGGAGATAACCAAGTTCAAGCCGTCTAGAACCAGATACAATTTAGAAGCTCCAAAATACAGAAGTATTCAGCACATACCTAGGGAAGATGgattaaaaag aGACAAACCACTCGTATCTGTGGGTTCCAGGGGGCCCAGAGTTTCCATGGAGAACCTCAGTGTGAAAGGAACACATGTCCCcatcaaaagcagcaaaaaataa
- the MLF1 gene encoding myeloid leukemia factor 1 isoform X1, producing MDRCRMLDPFAAHHEYMRQMMRSFSDPFGRDPFFSITDGGERTVDRRARQDSQVALRGNRRATSYSLMPFAGFGSMHDADFGDPFFAMDRMMSNMRNSMLEMQRKFDELSVHPDAHTFSSSSVMTYSKIGDEPPKIFQASAQTRTAPGGVKETRKALKDSESGLEKMAIGHHIHDRAHVIKKSKNRKTGDEEINQEFINLDETEAQTFDEEWQKEITKFKPSRTRYNLEAPKYRSIQHIPREDGLKRDKPLVSVGSRGPRVSMENLSVKGTHVPIKSSKK from the exons ATGGACAGGTGCCGCATGCT TGATCCTTTTGCCGCACATCATGAATATATGCGGCAGATGATGAGAAGCTTTTCTGATCCCTTTGGACGAGATCCATTTTTCAGTATAACAGATGGCGGGGAGAGAACAGTAGATCGAAGAGCGCGCCAGGATTCTCAGGTTGCTCTGAGAGGAAATCGCAGA GCAACAAGCTACTCCCTCATGCCCTTTGCAGGCTTTGGTAGCATG CATGATGCAGATTTCGGGGACCCTTTTTTTGCAATGGACAGAATGATGTCAAATATGAGAAACAGCATGTTGgagatgcaaagaaaattt GATGAGCTGTCTGTCCATCCAGATGCACACACCTTCAGCTCCTCCTCTGTGATGACATATTCCAAAATAGGGGATGAACCACCAAAAATTTTCCAAGCCTCAGCTCAGACGCGCACAGCTCCAGGAGGT GTTAAGGAGACAAGAAAAGCACTTAAGGATTCTGAAAGCGGACTGGAAAAAATGGCTATTGGTCACCACATTCACGATCGTGCCCATgtcataaaaaaatcaaagaacagGAAGACTGGTGATGAAGAAATAAACCAAGAATTCATCAACTTGGATGAAA CTGAGGCCCAGACATTTGATGAGGAGTGGCAGAAGGAGATAACCAAGTTCAAGCCGTCTAGAACCAGATACAATTTAGAAGCTCCAAAATACAGAAGTATTCAGCACATACCTAGGGAAGATGgattaaaaag aGACAAACCACTCGTATCTGTGGGTTCCAGGGGGCCCAGAGTTTCCATGGAGAACCTCAGTGTGAAAGGAACACATGTCCCcatcaaaagcagcaaaaaataa
- the MLF1 gene encoding myeloid leukemia factor 1 isoform X2, whose protein sequence is MDSDPFAAHHEYMRQMMRSFSDPFGRDPFFSITDGGERTVDRRARQDSQVALRGNRRATSYSLMPFAGFGSMHDADFGDPFFAMDRMMSNMRNSMLEMQRKFDELSVHPDAHTFSSSSVMTYSKIGDEPPKIFQASAQTRTAPGGVKETRKALKDSESGLEKMAIGHHIHDRAHVIKKSKNRKTGDEEINQEFINLDETEAQTFDEEWQKEITKFKPSRTRYNLEAPKYRSIQHIPREDGLKRDKPLVSVGSRGPRVSMENLSVKGTHVPIKSSKK, encoded by the exons ATGGACAG TGATCCTTTTGCCGCACATCATGAATATATGCGGCAGATGATGAGAAGCTTTTCTGATCCCTTTGGACGAGATCCATTTTTCAGTATAACAGATGGCGGGGAGAGAACAGTAGATCGAAGAGCGCGCCAGGATTCTCAGGTTGCTCTGAGAGGAAATCGCAGA GCAACAAGCTACTCCCTCATGCCCTTTGCAGGCTTTGGTAGCATG CATGATGCAGATTTCGGGGACCCTTTTTTTGCAATGGACAGAATGATGTCAAATATGAGAAACAGCATGTTGgagatgcaaagaaaattt GATGAGCTGTCTGTCCATCCAGATGCACACACCTTCAGCTCCTCCTCTGTGATGACATATTCCAAAATAGGGGATGAACCACCAAAAATTTTCCAAGCCTCAGCTCAGACGCGCACAGCTCCAGGAGGT GTTAAGGAGACAAGAAAAGCACTTAAGGATTCTGAAAGCGGACTGGAAAAAATGGCTATTGGTCACCACATTCACGATCGTGCCCATgtcataaaaaaatcaaagaacagGAAGACTGGTGATGAAGAAATAAACCAAGAATTCATCAACTTGGATGAAA CTGAGGCCCAGACATTTGATGAGGAGTGGCAGAAGGAGATAACCAAGTTCAAGCCGTCTAGAACCAGATACAATTTAGAAGCTCCAAAATACAGAAGTATTCAGCACATACCTAGGGAAGATGgattaaaaag aGACAAACCACTCGTATCTGTGGGTTCCAGGGGGCCCAGAGTTTCCATGGAGAACCTCAGTGTGAAAGGAACACATGTCCCcatcaaaagcagcaaaaaataa